In Xyrauchen texanus isolate HMW12.3.18 chromosome 13, RBS_HiC_50CHRs, whole genome shotgun sequence, a single genomic region encodes these proteins:
- the LOC127654212 gene encoding PAK4-inhibitor inka2-like, with translation MLCIPNSGDCFGDQMRYRMRSLQDLKQIPEPIDPPNCSYAVTRACQKRVQQREQLSHLRISDVSDASTYDSACCLASPLEEEEEEASVERLPQGSPCSVKSLDFDSGYSEASWKDEGVVLRRTRNVRVSSSACVRANRIRPKSTSDACLERWTSFEASETEDWTTSLLTRGRNRQPLVLGDNSFADLIKNWMDLPECTDSDELKPNVSRKIAKDFLVNMRRKLTGITRGKSVETCAKRMSCPLGFQVKKPFFHQSHTSLHQAGSDFYQFSALMKTGSRQPIICKDIIGYI, from the exons ATG TTGTGCATTCCCAATTCAGGGGACTGTTTCGGGGACCAGATGCGATACAGGATGAGATCTCTGCAGGATTTGAAACAGATTCCTGAACCCATCGACCCTCCTAATTGCTCTTACGCAGTAACGCGTGCCTGCCAAAAGAGGGTGCAACAGCGAGAGCAACTCAGCCACCTGCGAATATCTGACGTTAGCGATGCCAGCACCTACGATTCTGCCTGCTGCTTGGCCAGTCCgttagaggaggaggaggaggaagctaGCGTTGAGCGTCTACCTCAGGGTTCCCCGTGTAGCGTGAAAAGTCTGGATTTTGATTCTGGATATTCCGAAGCATCGTGGAAGGATGAGGGCGTGGTGTTGCGAAGGACAAGGAATGTACGCGTCTCATCATCTGCTTGTGTCCGCGCCAACCGAATCCGACCCAAATCTACGTCAGATGCTTGCCTTGAACGTTGGACGTCATTTGAAGCCAGTGAGACTGAGGACTGGACCACGTCTTTGCTAACCAGAGGACGTAACCGGCAACCCTTGGTTCTTGGGGACAACAGTTTTGCAGATCTTATTAAAAACTGGATGGATCTTCCAGAGTGCACAGATTCTGATGAACTAAAACCAAACGTTAGCCGTAAAATAGCCAAGGACTTTCTGGTTAACATGCGTCGGAAACTAACAGGCATCACAAGGGGGAAATCGGTGGAGACTTGCGCTAAACGGATGTCTTGTCCTTTGGGTTTCCAAGTCAAAAAGCCATTTTTTCACCAGTCCCACACAAGTTTGCACCAAGCGGGATCAGACTTTTACCAGTTTAGTGCTCTTATGAAGACAGGAAGTAGGCAGCCTATCATATGCAAGGACATCATTGGATACATCTGA